In Gammaproteobacteria bacterium, a genomic segment contains:
- a CDS encoding PHP domain-containing protein — protein MHLHTEYSMVDGIVRVKPLIKRVAEMNMPTEAGQSNLFISIS, from the coding sequence CTGCATTTACACACCGAATACTCCATGGTCGATGGCATTGTGCGCGTCAAGCCGCTGATTAAGCGGGTGGCGGAGATGAATATGCCGACGGAGGCGGGACAGTCGAATCTATTTATTTCGATATCGTGA
- a CDS encoding nucleotidyltransferase family protein — MNRDQVLAILRKLKPELVSRFGITRMALFGSTARNEARADSDIDIVVAFDGPATSERYFGVQFLLEDNLGKSVDLVTDKALRRELKPYIEKEAINV, encoded by the coding sequence ATGAATAGAGACCAGGTTCTCGCAATCCTTAGAAAGTTAAAACCCGAGCTGGTGAGCCGCTTTGGCATTACTCGTATGGCGCTGTTTGGATCTACTGCACGTAATGAAGCAAGGGCGGATAGTGATATAGACATTGTTGTTGCCTTCGATGGGCCGGCAACGTCCGAGCGTTACTTCGGTGTTCAATTTCTTCTTGAAGATAATCTCGGTAAATCGGTGGACTTGGTGACTGACAAAGCCTTACGTCGTGAATTGAAACCGTACATAGAAAAAGAGGCCATTAATGTCTAA